The following coding sequences are from one Triplophysa dalaica isolate WHDGS20190420 chromosome 12, ASM1584641v1, whole genome shotgun sequence window:
- the alkbh8 gene encoding alkylated DNA repair protein alkB homolog 8 produces the protein MERSMDSTNVRRTKEEKKMLRRQIKASHTLLKHEGISTVSHPTKHLVVSNGGLGNGVSRESLLEVLKEGGTVESLLTPPTKPYAFVTYSSTQASQNAFTLLNGRSLMYSDQSVTLYFSYVERVDSERTVSCALPPGLSVLEDFVSVEEELQLLKAVDWTLDNDDITVHKALKHRRVKHFGYEFRYDNNNVDKDKPLPGGLPVECVALLQRCLTDGHISVLPDQLTVNQYQSGQGIPPHVDTHSAFEDPILSLSLGAKTVMDFKHPDGRSVSVVLPERSLLVMKGDSRYLWTHGITPRKFDVVPVSEDRGSGVLTSDLNNLTLNRRGTRTSLTFRKIRHTPCNCVHPSVCDSQQPPAPPTMPVVEADACCLEAQYVHQVYEEISSHFSSTRHSPWPQVRDFLLSLPPGAILVDIGCGNGKYLGINPEVMAVGCDRSANLVQICVDRGYEAFVSDALSVPLRSGCCDACISIAVIHHFSTKERRQSAIRELIRLLKVGGRALIYVWAMEQEYNKQKSKYLKENKYEENAVTTSCMKTTEENNTNQQEENISSVIRNREDGSGDVTARRIHVHTNRTAFLSQDLLVPWHLKGNKDKNKETASCSTEVPVEQTSQGPVFHRYYHVFHQGELEELCASGVKVLRSYHDQGNWCVEVEKTNDTSSEIDIAMEK, from the exons ATGGAGAGGAGCATGGACAGCACAAATGTCAGAAGAACTAAAGAGGAGAAAAAAATGCTTCGTAGGCAAATTAAAGCCAGTCACACATTACTCAAACATGAGGGCATAAGTACAGTATCGCATCCCACAAAG CATCTGGTGGTCTCTAATGGGGGTTTGGGAAATGGAGTGAGCAGGGAGTCTCTGCTGGAAGTTCTTAAAGAGGGAGGTACGGTCGAGTCGCTTCTCACACCCCCTACTAAACCATATGCATTTGTGACATATTCATCAACACAAGCAAGCCAGAATGCTTTCACACTTCTCAACGGACGATCACTGATGTATTCGGATCAAAGTGTCACTCTTTATTTCAGCTATGTTGAGAGAG TGGACAGTGAAAGGACTGTGTCTTGTGCTTTGCCCCCTGGACTATCTGTTTTGGAGGATTTCGTGTCTGTAGAGGAGGAGCTACAATTGCTAAAGGCTGTTGATTGGACGTTGGATAATGATGATATCACAG tgcataaagctttaaaacacaGAAGAGTGAAGCATTTTGGATACGAATTTCGGTACGATAATAATAATGTTGACAAGGACAAGCCATTGCCTGGTG GTCTGCCGGTGGAATGTGTCGCTTTACTTCAAAGGTGTTTGACTGACGGCCACATAAGTGTCCTCCCAGACCAGCTCACTGTAAACCAATACCAAAGTGGACAAG GAATTCCACCCCATGTGGACACTCACTCAGCATTTGAGGACCCTATCCTTTCGTTGAGTCTTGGAGCAAAG ACAGTTATGGACTTTAAACACCCTGATGGGCGCTCTGTCTCTGTGGTGCTGCCAGAACGCAGTCTACTGGTGATGAAAGGAGACAGTCGCTATCTGTGGACTCACGG GATAACTCCTCGGAAGTTTGATGTGGTACCGGTTTCAGAGGATAGAGGGTCAGGGGTCTTGACTTCTGACTTGAATAATCTGACCCTGAATCGCCGTGGCACCAGGACATCACTAACCTTCAGAAAAATTCGTCATACACCATGTAACTGTG TCCATCCATCTGTATGTGATAGCCAGCAGCCACCCGCCCCACCCACAATGCCTGTTGTTGAAGCTGACGCATGCTGTTTGGAAGCACAGTATGTTCACCAGGTCTACGAAGAGATTTCTTCTCACTTCAGCAGCACACGACATTCACCATGGCCTCAGGTGCGAGACTTCCTGCTGTCCCTGCCACCTGGTGCAATTCTGGTGGATATTGGATGCGGCAATGGCAAATACCTTGGGATCAACCCTGAGGTGATGGCG GTGGGCTGTGACCGCAGTGCTAATCTGGTGCAGATCTGCGTCGATCGAGGTTATGAGGCATTTGTGTCAGATGCTCTGTCTGTTCCCCTGCGCAGTGGCTGCTGCGATGCCTGCATCTCCATTGCGGTCATTCACCATTTCTCTACAAAG gaGAGAAGACAGTCTGCTATTAGAGAGTTGATCCGGCTGTTAAAAGTGGGAGGAAGAGCATTAATCTATGTTTGGGCCATGGAGCAGGAATACAACAAACAGAAATCGAAATATCTTAAAGAAAACAAGTACGAAGAAAATGCTGTGACTACATCATGCATGAAGACAACTGAAGAGAATAACACTAACCAGCAGGAGGAGAACATTAGTTCAGTCATTAGAAACAGAGAGGATGGTTCCGGGGATGTTACAGCACGCAGAATACACGTCCATACGAATCGCACAGCTTTCCTTTCCCAAGATCTCCTGGTGCCATGGCACTTAAAGGGTAATAAGGACAAAAACAAAGAGACGGCGAGTTGTAGTACAGAGGTCCCTGTGGAGCAAACAAGCCAGGGGCCTGTGTTTCACCGTTATTATCATGTGTTCCATCAGGGTGAGCTGGAGGAACTGTGTGCGTCGGGTGTAAAAGTGCTCAGGAGCTATCACGATCAGGGTAACTGGTGTGTAGAGGtggaaaaaacaaatgatactTCTTCAGAAATTGATATTGCaatggaaaaataa